The genomic region GTCGGCACGGTGATCGAGCCACCGATCCCCGATCGCTTCGGCCACCTGACGCTGACCGCCGATTTCTGGAACGTGAAGCAGACCGGGCTGATCGGCATCTTCGGCGAGGGCAATGCGCTGATCCTCGACTATCTCCTCCGCCAGTCGGGCGAGACCAACCCCAACGTGGTGCGCGCCGCGCCGACGCCGGACGATGTCGCCGCCTTCGCGGGCACCGGCCTCGCCCCGGCCGGGCAGGTGCTCTACGTCAAGGACCAGTACGTCAACCTGCTGCCGCAAACGGTGCGCGGGCTTGACCTCAACGCGATCTATTCGGTGCGCGACACCGGGATCGGCGATTTCAACGTCTCCGTGAACGTGTCGCACCTGATCAAATATTATCAGGACCCGTCGCCGGGCATCGCGGCGCTGCTCGCGGCGCGCGCGGCGGGGAAGATCGACAAGAATACCGTCATTTCCGGCGGCGGGAGCCTGCTGCGGCAGAACTCGCGCCCGGCCTGGAAATGGTCGGCGTCGTTCAACTGGTCGCTGGAGAACGTATCGATCGGCGCCTTCACCCAATATATCGGCAGCGTGGAGGACACGAGCATCGATTCGGCCGCGGCGCCGTGGGTGGTTGACGGGCAGCTCACCGGCAACCTCTATGCCGAATACCGCTTCACCGGCGCGCTGAAGGGGGCGAGCATGCGCTTCGGGGTGCGCAACATCACCAACGAAGCGCCGTCGCTCGCCGCCACCGGCTATCTCGGCACGCTCTATTCACCGATGGGACGTTATTGGTACGGCAACATGCGGTATCGCTTCTGATGCGTCGCCGGCTCGCGGGGCTGCTGCTCCTTTCCGCGGCTTTGTCGCCCGTCCCCGCGCTGGCGCGGACGGGCGAGGCCCCGCTGTTCGCCGTCACGCCGGAGGAAGCGAGCGCGCATGTGACGATCCGCCTGCCCGCCGCCGGGGCGGACGGGGTGCTCGGGCGTTTCCTCTACACCCCCTCGATCGCCGCCGGACTCGGCCAGCCGGATCTCGGCGCGGACCGCGCGGGGCTTGGGCAGACGCAGATCGTCGTGTTCCGCCGCGTCGGCAAGCGCGTGCTGGCGATGTTCGAGAATACCCGCTTCCGCGCGCTCTCCGGCGATGCCGGGGAGGAGCGCGCGGTGGAGGCTTCCTTCGCGCCGTCGGTGGTATGGTCGGGCGACCTAACCGACGCGCCGGACGGTTCGGTGTCGTTCGACCTTTCCGGCTTCCTGCTGCGCGACGCGATCGACATCGCCGGGCGGCTGAAGCGCGGCAAGGCGGGAACATACAAGCTGGCACCGACGCTCAGCTATGTCGACACGAAGGAAAGCGCCGCCTTCCCCGACAATGTCGAATTCCAGTCGGTGCTGACCTTCCAGACCGACGAGGCCGGGCCGGCGGTCAACCGCATCGTGCCGGACGCCAAGGCGATCACCTTCGCGATCCATCACAGCTTCGTCCGGCTGCCCGACGCCAATTTCCACCCGCGCGCACACGATCCGCGCAGCGGCACCTCGGCGCAGGTGATCCGCAACGATTACGCGGCCGAGCTGGACCAGCCGATCGTCTCGCGACTCGTGCGCCGCTTCCGGCTGGAAAAGACCGATCCCAACGCCGCGCGCAGCCGCGTGGTGAAGCCGATCGTCTTCTACGTCGACCGCGCCGCGCCCGAGGCGATCCGCGCCGCGCTGATCGAGGGCGCGCGCTGGTGGGCGCAGGCGTTCGACGCGGCGGGCTATATCGACGCCTTCCGCGTGGAGACGCTGCCCGAGGGCGTCAATCCGGCGGACGTGCGCTACAACGTCATCGCCTGGGTGCATCGCGCGACGCGCGGCTGGTCCACCGGCACCACGGTGGTCGATCCGCGCACCGGGGAGATCGTGCGCGGCGTCGTCCAGCTCGGCTCGCTGCGCGCGTGGCAGGATCGGCTAATCTTCGACGGCCTGATCGGCGCCTCCAAGGAAGGCACCGGCGCGGCGGACGACCCGATCGTGCTCGTCCGCGCCCGGCTGCGCCAGCTTGCCGTGCATGAGGTGGGCCATGCGCTGGGCCTCGCGCATAATTTCGCCGGCAGCACCTATGCCGGCCGCGCCTCGGTGATGGACTATCCCGCGCCGCTGATCGGCGTGAAGGGCGACCGGCTCGATTTCTCGAACGCCTATGCCACCGGCGTCGGCGCCTGGGACAAATTCACGATCCAGTGGCTTTACGGCACCGCGCCGCGCGGGACGGACGAGAAGGCATGGCTCGATGGCCTCGCCCGCAAGGCCGAGGCGGACGGCTACCGCAATGTCACCGACGGCGACACGCGCGGCATCGGCGACGCCCAGCCTTACGGCAATATGTGGGACAACGGGCCGGACGCGGTGGCGGAGTTGGCCAATGTGCTCGCGGTGCGCCGCATCGCCCTGTCGCGCTTCGGCCCCGCCAACCTGCCCAAGGGATCGCCCGGCGCCGACCTGCGCCGCATGATCGTGCCGATCTACCTTTACCACCGTTATCAGGTGACGGCGGTGTCGAAACTGGTCGCGGGCGTGGACTATAGCTATGCCGTCGCGGGCGACGGGCATGACCGGGCGGAGATCGTCCCCGCCGCGAAGCAGCGCGCGGCGCTGGACGCGCTGATCGGCACGCTCGATCCGAAGCTGCTCGATTTGCCGGACACGTTGCTCGCGCAGCTTTCCTCGGTCCAGCCGGGCACGCCCGATCCGCAATATGAGATCGAGCTGTTCCCTGCGAACACGGCCGCCGCCTTCGACCTGCCAAGCGCGGCGGAAACCGCGGCCGATCAGACGCTGGAGGCGCTCCTCGCGCCGGAGCGGCTCAACCGGCTGATCGAGCAGGCGCGGGTCGATCCGGGACAATTGTCGCTGGGCGAGATGCTCGACAAACTCTCCGCCGCCGTCGCGCCGACCGCGCGCGGCCGCGAGGGCGAATTGCGCCGCCGCGTCCGCGCGCGCTATGCGGTGCGGCTGGCGACGGTGATGCAGGACAAGCGCCTCTCCCCCACCGCGCTCGGCGTGGTGCGCGGCGCGGCGACGCGGCTCGGCGAGAGGCTGCGTGCCTGCACTGGCGACGCGACCGAGACGGATGCCTGCGCCTATCTCTCCGCGATGCTCACCGGCCCCAATGCGCAACTCCGCGCGCTGGCCGAGCCGGTGGCGAAACCGCCCGAGATTCCGCCGGGCGCGCCGATCGGCGACGACGGCATCTGGGAAGACGACTGGCTGACCGCCCCGCTCACGACGAGGATATCGCAATGAAGTTTTCGAGCCTTTCCCGTTCGGGCCTCGCCCTGCTCGTCGCCGGCGGCGTGATCGGCGCGGGGCAGCTCGCCGCCGCGCCGGGCGACGGCGCGACCGCGATCGTCGGCGCGACGGTGTTCGACGGCACCGGCGCCGCGCCGCAGATCGCGACCGTGGTGATCCGCGACGGTCGCATCGCCGAGGTGACGCCGGGCGCCAAGGCGCCGCGCGGTGCGAAGGTGATCGACGCGCGCGGCAAGGCGCTGCTCCCCGGCTTCTACGACCTCCATACGCACTGGACGCCCGCCGGCGAGCCGAACACCACGCCGCAGATCGCGACCGATTACGTCCGCTCTGGCGTCACCACCGTCAACGATTTCCACGAGCAGCCGGAAAGCTATGCGCCGCGCCGCGAGTGGCTGAAGTCGCTCGTTTCGCCGCACGTCAATTTCGCCGCGCGGATCAGCACGCCGGGCGGGCATGGCGCCGACTGGGGCGATCAGTCGACGACGATCTGGATCAACACACCCACCGCCGCGCGCGCCGCGATCGAGCGGCTGAAGCCGTACAAGCCCGATCTCATCAAGGCGTTCACCGACGGCTGGCGCTACGGCATGGCGCCGGACAACACCAGCATGGACGGCTGGACACTCCACGCGCTCACCGACGCGGCGCACAAGGCGGGGTGGAAGGTGCTGACGCACACCGTCACCGTCGATCGCGGCGTGCTGGCGGCGCGCAGCGGCGTGGATTCGCTCGCGCACGATCCGCAGGACCGGGATATCACGCCCGACGAGGTGAAGACGATCGTCGCGTCGAGGATGGCGGTGATCCCGACGCTCGCGGTCTATGATCCCGACAAGGGCGGCGCGAAGCCGGATGATCCGCGCTATCGCCAGGGTGTCATCAAGTTCGGCCATGCGCTGCACAATGTGAAAGTGCTGTTCGACGCCGGCGTGCCGATCGGCGTGGGCACCGACGCGGGGATGCCCGCGACGCCGCACGGCTCCTCTACCCTCCATGAGCTGGAGCTGCTGGTTCGCGCGGGGCTGACGCCGTCGCAAGCGCTGGTAGCGGCGACGCGGACAAGCGCGCAGATCATGGCGCAGGACGCGGATCGCGGCACGATCGCCCCCGGCAAGCGCGCCGATCTCGTGCTGATCGACGGCAAGCCGTGGGAGCAGATCGCCGACGTCCACAAGGTGTCGCAGGTGATGATCGACGGCCGGCTGGTGTTCGGCCCCGGCGCGCCCGCGCTGCCCGAGGCGAACCGCACGACGCACATGCCCGTCACCAATGTCGCGGCGCTGGTCGACGATTTCGAGCGGCCGGACAAGCGCAGCACGCTTGACACGCTGCGACTGGAAACCGGCGACGGCGGGATCGACCGTTCGGTGGAGATCACCCAGGTCGTGCCGCGCAGCGACGGCGGCCACGCACTCCAGCTCGCCGCGCGGATGGCGGTGAAGGACGGCGCCTATGCCGGCTTCGCGGTGCCGCTGACGCGCGGATCGGTGCAGCCGGTCGACGTGCGCCGTTACAAGGGCGTGCGCTTCGACATCAAGGGGTCGGGCGATTTCGCGCTGCGCCTCAACGGCTTGCAGGGAAGCTGGTCCGCCCCGGTAAAAGGCGCGGTCGGCTGGACGAGCATCGAGGTGCCGTTCAGCGCGCTCCAGCCGGTGAAGTTCGGCAACCGGCCGGGCAAGCCATGGTCGGGCGACGATATCGTCCAGGTCGAGGTCGGCGGCACGCGCCCCGGCGGCGAGACGATGACCTTCACCGTGGACAATATCCGCTTCTATTGAGTCTTCGCGGATGCGGGGAACGCGTTCAGGCGTTCCCCGTCAGCGCCTGCTCCAGCAGGCCGCGTCCGATCACCTTGAGCGCCAGTGTCTCCTCCGCGCCCTCGAAGATCGACAGCACGCGCGCGTCGATCCAGTAGCGGCTCACCGCGCTTTCCTCGGCATAGCCCATGCCGCCGTGGATCTGGAGTGCCTCGCGCGTCACCATCTCGGCCGAGCGGCAGGCGATCAGCTTGGCGAGGCTCGCCTCCATCCGCCCGCCGCCTTCGTCCAGCGCGCGGCCCACGGCATAGGCCAGCCCGCGACAGGCGGCGAAGCGCGCCGCCATCTGCGCGATCTTCACCTGCGTGAGCTGGTAATCGCCGAGCGGCGCGCCAAACACCTTGCGGTCCCCGGCATAGGCGATCGCGGCCTTCAGCGCCGCGCGCATCACGCCCAGCGCCCGGCCCGCCGTCTGGATGCGCCCGCCGGTCATCCCGGCCATCGTCAGGTAGAAGCCGCGTCCCAGCCCCGCTTCGCCGCCGACGACATTGGCGTCCGGCACGAAGAAATCCTCGAACGCCAGATCGAACGAATGCATCCCGCGATAGCCAACGGTCGGGATCGCCCGCCCGCGCAGCGTGCCGCCACCCGGCTGGGCGAAGGTGAACTCATGCCCCTCGAACGAGGGCTTCTCGACCAGCAGCAGGCTGAGACCACGATGGCCGAGCGAGCGATCGGGATCGGTGCGGGTGACGACCATCAGCAGCCCCGCCTTGCCGGCGAAGGTGCACCACGTCTTGGCGCCGTTGACCAGCCAGCCGCCTTCCGTCCGCGTGCCGCGCAGCGTCAGCCCGGCGACGTCGGAGCCGTGATCCGGCTCGGTGATCGCGATCGCGCACAGGGATCGCCCACCGCGATGCGCGGCAGCCAATGCGCCTTCTGCCCCTCGGTGCCGCCGGCCATCAGCGCGCGGGTGAGGATCTCCGGCCGGGTGATGAGACTCCCCGCCGCCGCCAGCGAGGCTTCGGACAGTGCCTCGGTCACCGCGATCATCATCGGGGTATTCTCGCCCGCGTCCGGCGCGGAGCCGCCGAAGCGCTCGGGGATCGACAGGCCGAACACCCCCATCTCGCGCATCGGCTCCAGCAACGTCTCCGGCACGGTGAGGTCGCGGCGGTGGATTTCCTCCGCCAGCGGCGCGACCACATCGGCGGCGAAGCGGCGGAAGGCGTCGCGCGCGATCAAACTATGCTCGTCGAGCGGCACGTCGCCCAGTTCGCCGGCCGCCTCCGACACCGCGCGGCCCAGCGCGGCGAGCGCCTCCGCCCCGCCCGCCTCGCGGCGCAGCGCCCGCACCGGCGCGGCGAGCGCGTCTAACGGCTCGGGCGACAGACCCGTCGCGAGATAGATGCCCTCCAGCCGCGTCAGCACCGCCGGCGCCACCTCGGCGGCGAAGGCGCGGCCGAGCGACGCATCGAGCGTGGAGCGTCCCTCCGCCATCGCCTCGCGCGCGGCGAGCAGGTCGGCATAGCTCAGCGCGAGATCGTAGGTGACCGCCTGATGCGCATCGAGCGCCGCTGCGTCGAGCCGCCCCTCCCGCGCGCAAGCCTCCGCAACCCCGCGAACCACCCGCGCCAGCGCCGCATCAAGCGCGTCCAGTGCTTCCATCCCCGACCCTCGCTCCATCGCCTCTCTCCGCTGAATATTTCACGATAGGGCAGAATTGAGCGCCGCGCCAGCGTGAGAATCTATCGGCGCGGCTCGCGTGGCCCGTTCGGTTTGCGCGCCCGATGCTTCCCGCCGGGACCGCCGGCATGGGGATGCGGGCGAGCCGGACGCGCATGACGCGGCGGCCCATCGCTGTCGCCGCGCGCGGCGGGGTGCGGCGGATTGTCGGACGGTTCGATCCGCACGTCCTGCCCTTCGCCATCCTTCCCCGCCGTGCGCGCCAGCGCGGCGTTGAACTTCGCGGCGATCGCGCGCGGTATCTGGAAATGCGTCTCGGACGGACCGATGCGGATCGCGCCGATCTCGTTGCGCGACACATGCCCGCGCCTGCACAGCAGCGGCAATATCCAGCGCGGATCGGCATTCTGCCGCCGCCCCACGTCCATGCGGAACCACGCCACCTCGTCGAAGCCTGGGCGATGCCGCTCGCGTTGCGCCGCGCGGCGCGCGTCGGGCGTGTCCTCGATCATCTCCTCCGGCTCGGGGAGCGCCGAGCGATGCGCGCGAACGAGGGCGGCGGCGATATCCTCCGGCGAGCGCTCGGCGAGCAGCTTCTCGCCGAGCAGCCGGTCCTCCTCGTCGAACGCCGCCGGCTCCAGCAGCGCCGCGAGCAGTCGCTCGCGGTCGCGCACGCGGATCGCCTCCGGCGTCGGCGCCGGTATCCACTCGGCGTTGATACGCGCGCCGCGCAGCATCGATTCCACACGCCGCCGCGCCGGATAGGGCACGACGAGCACCGCCGTCCCCTTCTGCCCGGCGCGCCCGGTGCGGCCGGAGCGGTGCTGCAACGTTTCCGCATCGCGCGGAATCTCGACATGGATGACGAGGCTGAGGCCCGGCAGGTCGATGCCACGCGCCGCCACGTCGGTCGCGACGCACACCGAGGCGCGCCGGTCGCGCAGCTCCTGCAACGCGCGGTTGCGCTCCGATTGCGAATGCTCGCCCGACAGCGCCACCGCCGCGAAGCCGCGCTCCAGCAACGTGGCGTGCAGCCGGCGGACATTGTCGCGCGTGGCGCAGAACAGCATCGCGGTCTCCGCGCCATGGAAGCGCAGCAGGTTGACCACCGCCGCCTCGATCTCGGACGGGGAGACGGTCACCGCCTGATAGGCGATGTCGCCGTGGCCGCGCTCCTCGCCGGTCGTCGCCAGCCGCAGCGCGTCGCGCTGATAACGTTTCGCCAGCGCGACGATCGGGCGCGGCATGGTGGCGGAGAACAGCAGGGTGCGCCGTCCCTCCGGCGTCGCGTCGAGGATCTCCTCCAGATCCTCGCGGAAGCCCATGTCGAGCATCTCGTCCGCCTCGTCGAGCACCGCGACGCGCAGGCCCGACAGATCGAGCGCGCCGCGTTCGAGATGATCGCGCAGCCGCCCCGGCGTGCCCACCACGATATGCGCGCCGCCACGCAGCGCGCGCCGTTCCTTCGACGGGTCCATCCCGCCGACGCAGGTCGCGATGCGCGCGCCGGCCCTGGCATAGAGCCAGCCAAGCTCGCGGCTCACCTGCAACGCCAGCTCGCGGGTCGGCGCGATCACCAGCGCGAGCGGCAGCTCGGTGAAGGGCAAGGTCGCCTCGCCCGCGAGCAGTTCGCCGGCCATCGCCAGCCCGAACGCCACGGTCTTGCCGGAGCCGGTCTGCGCGGAGACGATCAGGTCGCGGCCCTCCGCGGCGGGATCGGCGACGGCGGCCTGCACGGCGGTGGGCGCATCATAGCCGCGCTCGGCCAGCGCCTCGGCGATCGCGGGCGGGAGATTGGAAAAGGTCATGGAACTCACGGATCATCTGGCCGCGCGGGCGGCCGGGGGAACGGTATCAGCGGCTGCGAAACCGTTGAAGCGGGGTCGACATGAACGCTAACGGCGCGGCCGCTCCAAGGAGCGCCGCCACTGGCCCGTGTTGTCGTCGATCGCGCGCCTATATCATGCCCGCCGCGCGCGCGCCATCGCGGAATAGCGACCCGATCCGCGCTGGTAAAAAGATCATAATTCGTTACATCGTCTCGCTGTTCGCAACACATTCTCCTTGCCATGAAGCGGCGATAAACATAACATGTTAAGCGAATGGAGGCTATTCGCATGAGTGGAACTATGGGCGGCGTGGACGGGATGACCGGCGGTCAGGCGCTGGTCGCGCAGTTGATCGTGGAGGGCGCGAAGGACATTTTCGCGATTCCCGGCATCCAGCTCGACTGGGCGGTGGAGGCGATCCGCCAGCGATCGAACGAGCTGCGGCTGATCGTGCCGCGCCACGAGCAGGCGACCTCCTATATGGCGGACGGCTATGCCCGCACCACCGGCCGCGAGGCGGTGTGCATGGTGGTGCCGGGTCCGGGGATGCTCAACGCCCTCTCCGGCATCGCCACCGCTTATGCCTGCAACGCGCCGGTGCTGTTCATCGTCGGCCAGATCCCCAGCAACACGATCGGCGCCGGCCACGGCATGCTGCACGAGATTCCCGACCAGAGCGGGATGCTCAAGGCGATGACCAAGTGGCACGGCATCGCGAAGTCGCCCGCCGAAATCCCCGGCCTCGTCCACGAGGCGTTCGTCCAGCTCCGCTCGGGCACGCCGCGCCCGGTCGCGCTGGAGGTGCCGCCCGATGTGTTGCAGGCGACCGGCCCCGTCACGCTGCTGCCCCGCGCCGAGCGGGTGCGGCAGGCCCCGGCGGCCGACGCGATCGCCCGCGCCGCGCAGGCGCTGGCCGGCGCGCGCCACCCGGTGATCTGCGCCGGCGGCGGCGCGGTGGCCAGCGGCGCGAGCGACGCGATCCGGGCGCTCGCCGAGCGGCTCCAGGCGCCGGCGGTGATGAGCGAGGCCGGACGCGGGCTGATCGACGATCGCCACCCGCTCGCGCTGATCGGGCTGGGCGGCCGCGCGGTGCTGCCCCATGCCGATGTGGTGCTGGTCGCGGGCAGCCGCTTCCTCGACGGGACGGCGCAGCCGACCGACAGCCGCGACGGCGTGACCTATATCTACCTCAACACCAATCCCGCCCATATGGGCGCGCCGCGTGCCGCGGGCATCGCGCTCGAAGGCGACGTGCAGGCGGGCGCCGAGGCGCTGCTCGCCGCGATCGGCGCGGGCGAGGCGCCTTCGGCGGCCGATCGCGTCGTCAGGGTCAAACAATGGTGCGCGCAGCAGATCGACGCGATCCGCCCGCAACACGATTACGTCCAGGCGCTGCGCTCGACGATGGCGGACGACGACATCCTCGTCAGCGAGCTGACGCAGGTCGGCTATTATTCGAACATCGCCTTCCCGGTGTACGGCCCGTATCGCTTCATCACGCCGGGCTATCAGGGCA from Sphingomonas sp. CL5.1 harbors:
- a CDS encoding zinc-dependent metalloprotease, whose protein sequence is MRRRLAGLLLLSAALSPVPALARTGEAPLFAVTPEEASAHVTIRLPAAGADGVLGRFLYTPSIAAGLGQPDLGADRAGLGQTQIVVFRRVGKRVLAMFENTRFRALSGDAGEERAVEASFAPSVVWSGDLTDAPDGSVSFDLSGFLLRDAIDIAGRLKRGKAGTYKLAPTLSYVDTKESAAFPDNVEFQSVLTFQTDEAGPAVNRIVPDAKAITFAIHHSFVRLPDANFHPRAHDPRSGTSAQVIRNDYAAELDQPIVSRLVRRFRLEKTDPNAARSRVVKPIVFYVDRAAPEAIRAALIEGARWWAQAFDAAGYIDAFRVETLPEGVNPADVRYNVIAWVHRATRGWSTGTTVVDPRTGEIVRGVVQLGSLRAWQDRLIFDGLIGASKEGTGAADDPIVLVRARLRQLAVHEVGHALGLAHNFAGSTYAGRASVMDYPAPLIGVKGDRLDFSNAYATGVGAWDKFTIQWLYGTAPRGTDEKAWLDGLARKAEADGYRNVTDGDTRGIGDAQPYGNMWDNGPDAVAELANVLAVRRIALSRFGPANLPKGSPGADLRRMIVPIYLYHRYQVTAVSKLVAGVDYSYAVAGDGHDRAEIVPAAKQRAALDALIGTLDPKLLDLPDTLLAQLSSVQPGTPDPQYEIELFPANTAAAFDLPSAAETAADQTLEALLAPERLNRLIEQARVDPGQLSLGEMLDKLSAAVAPTARGREGELRRRVRARYAVRLATVMQDKRLSPTALGVVRGAATRLGERLRACTGDATETDACAYLSAMLTGPNAQLRALAEPVAKPPEIPPGAPIGDDGIWEDDWLTAPLTTRISQ
- a CDS encoding amidohydrolase family protein — protein: MKFSSLSRSGLALLVAGGVIGAGQLAAAPGDGATAIVGATVFDGTGAAPQIATVVIRDGRIAEVTPGAKAPRGAKVIDARGKALLPGFYDLHTHWTPAGEPNTTPQIATDYVRSGVTTVNDFHEQPESYAPRREWLKSLVSPHVNFAARISTPGGHGADWGDQSTTIWINTPTAARAAIERLKPYKPDLIKAFTDGWRYGMAPDNTSMDGWTLHALTDAAHKAGWKVLTHTVTVDRGVLAARSGVDSLAHDPQDRDITPDEVKTIVASRMAVIPTLAVYDPDKGGAKPDDPRYRQGVIKFGHALHNVKVLFDAGVPIGVGTDAGMPATPHGSSTLHELELLVRAGLTPSQALVAATRTSAQIMAQDADRGTIAPGKRADLVLIDGKPWEQIADVHKVSQVMIDGRLVFGPGAPALPEANRTTHMPVTNVAALVDDFERPDKRSTLDTLRLETGDGGIDRSVEITQVVPRSDGGHALQLAARMAVKDGAYAGFAVPLTRGSVQPVDVRRYKGVRFDIKGSGDFALRLNGLQGSWSAPVKGAVGWTSIEVPFSALQPVKFGNRPGKPWSGDDIVQVEVGGTRPGGETMTFTVDNIRFY
- a CDS encoding acyl-CoA dehydrogenase family protein, with product MAAAHRGGRSLCAIAITEPDHGSDVAGLTLRGTRTEGGWLVNGAKTWCTFAGKAGLLMVVTRTDPDRSLGHRGLSLLLVEKPSFEGHEFTFAQPGGGTLRGRAIPTVGYRGMHSFDLAFEDFFVPDANVVGGEAGLGRGFYLTMAGMTGGRIQTAGRALGVMRAALKAAIAYAGDRKVFGAPLGDYQLTQVKIAQMAARFAACRGLAYAVGRALDEGGGRMEASLAKLIACRSAEMVTREALQIHGGMGYAEESAVSRYWIDARVLSIFEGAEETLALKVIGRGLLEQALTGNA
- a CDS encoding acyl-CoA dehydrogenase family protein; amino-acid sequence: MEALDALDAALARVVRGVAEACAREGRLDAAALDAHQAVTYDLALSYADLLAAREAMAEGRSTLDASLGRAFAAEVAPAVLTRLEGIYLATGLSPEPLDALAAPVRALRREAGGAEALAALGRAVSEAAGELGDVPLDEHSLIARDAFRRFAADVVAPLAEEIHRRDLTVPETLLEPMREMGVFGLSIPERFGGSAPDAGENTPMMIAVTEALSEASLAAAGSLITRPEILTRALMAGGTEGQKAHWLPRIAVGDPCARSRSPSRITAPTSPG
- a CDS encoding DEAD/DEAH box helicase; amino-acid sequence: MTFSNLPPAIAEALAERGYDAPTAVQAAVADPAAEGRDLIVSAQTGSGKTVAFGLAMAGELLAGEATLPFTELPLALVIAPTRELALQVSRELGWLYARAGARIATCVGGMDPSKERRALRGGAHIVVGTPGRLRDHLERGALDLSGLRVAVLDEADEMLDMGFREDLEEILDATPEGRRTLLFSATMPRPIVALAKRYQRDALRLATTGEERGHGDIAYQAVTVSPSEIEAAVVNLLRFHGAETAMLFCATRDNVRRLHATLLERGFAAVALSGEHSQSERNRALQELRDRRASVCVATDVAARGIDLPGLSLVIHVEIPRDAETLQHRSGRTGRAGQKGTAVLVVPYPARRRVESMLRGARINAEWIPAPTPEAIRVRDRERLLAALLEPAAFDEEDRLLGEKLLAERSPEDIAAALVRAHRSALPEPEEMIEDTPDARRAAQRERHRPGFDEVAWFRMDVGRRQNADPRWILPLLCRRGHVSRNEIGAIRIGPSETHFQIPRAIAAKFNAALARTAGKDGEGQDVRIEPSDNPPHPAARGDSDGPPRHARPARPHPHAGGPGGKHRARKPNGPREPRR
- a CDS encoding thiamine pyrophosphate-binding protein → MSGTMGGVDGMTGGQALVAQLIVEGAKDIFAIPGIQLDWAVEAIRQRSNELRLIVPRHEQATSYMADGYARTTGREAVCMVVPGPGMLNALSGIATAYACNAPVLFIVGQIPSNTIGAGHGMLHEIPDQSGMLKAMTKWHGIAKSPAEIPGLVHEAFVQLRSGTPRPVALEVPPDVLQATGPVTLLPRAERVRQAPAADAIARAAQALAGARHPVICAGGGAVASGASDAIRALAERLQAPAVMSEAGRGLIDDRHPLALIGLGGRAVLPHADVVLVAGSRFLDGTAQPTDSRDGVTYIYLNTNPAHMGAPRAAGIALEGDVQAGAEALLAAIGAGEAPSAADRVVRVKQWCAQQIDAIRPQHDYVQALRSTMADDDILVSELTQVGYYSNIAFPVYGPYRFITPGYQGTLGYGFNTALGAAHGNPDRRVVSLNGDGGFSWGMQELATLARDQLNASIVVFVDGKFGNVQRIQRRVFGAEFGTDVASPDFELLGRAYGLPTTITDSPDGLRDALRAAKERGGPALIAVKVGEMPSPWALIHPFVPSPVPVPPNPLGDPA